In a single window of the Bacillus mycoides genome:
- a CDS encoding MFS transporter — protein sequence MKKVNPLLILTLAIGVFGIITTEMGIVGVLPQITQKFGISTTQAGFLVSIFALVVAISGPFLILLVSSINRKIILLSAIFIFVISNIIYAYTTQFEIMLIFRILPAALHPLFFSIALVTAAKLVPPEKSGQAVTKVFMGITVGFALGVPLTSYLADQFSLEIAFLFGALVNTLAFIGILILLPSMPVKEKMSFGKQIRILGKPGLWLNILTVTFLFAAMFSVYSYFAEYLAKVTSMNGSLISIMLFIFGIVMILGNHLFGSLLQKSIVNTVILFPILYSIVYILVYYLGSYLVPMIFIVFIWGIVHAGGLIVGQTWLISEAKEAPEFGNSLFVSFSNLGITLGTTIGGWFISNLGIHQLIWSGFIFTLLSFLLIIIKLKFFNSNSQASLSS from the coding sequence ATGAAAAAAGTAAATCCTTTACTTATTCTGACACTCGCAATAGGTGTGTTCGGAATTATTACTACCGAGATGGGTATTGTCGGCGTATTACCACAAATCACTCAAAAATTTGGAATTTCAACTACACAAGCTGGATTTTTAGTAAGTATATTTGCACTAGTTGTTGCTATTTCTGGTCCGTTTTTAATTCTGCTCGTCTCTAGTATTAATCGCAAAATAATTTTATTATCAGCAATTTTCATATTTGTTATTTCAAATATAATCTACGCTTATACAACACAATTTGAAATCATGCTTATTTTCCGTATTTTACCGGCAGCACTTCACCCACTCTTCTTTTCAATTGCTCTTGTAACAGCTGCTAAACTTGTCCCTCCAGAAAAGAGCGGTCAAGCGGTTACAAAAGTTTTCATGGGAATTACTGTTGGCTTTGCTTTAGGTGTACCACTAACCTCTTACCTTGCAGACCAATTTTCACTCGAAATTGCTTTCTTATTCGGAGCGCTTGTTAACACTCTTGCATTCATTGGAATACTAATCCTACTTCCTTCTATGCCTGTTAAAGAAAAAATGTCATTCGGCAAACAAATTCGTATACTCGGCAAACCAGGATTATGGTTGAATATTTTAACCGTCACATTCCTTTTTGCAGCCATGTTTTCCGTATACAGCTACTTCGCCGAGTACCTTGCAAAAGTAACTTCCATGAACGGATCTCTCATCAGTATCATGCTATTCATATTTGGTATCGTTATGATTTTAGGCAATCATTTATTTGGTAGTCTCCTGCAAAAAAGTATAGTAAATACAGTAATATTATTTCCTATCCTATATTCTATTGTTTACATATTGGTTTATTATTTAGGTTCCTACCTTGTTCCAATGATTTTTATCGTATTCATTTGGGGAATCGTACATGCTGGTGGATTAATTGTTGGTCAAACATGGTTAATAAGCGAAGCAAAAGAAGCGCCTGAATTTGGTAATAGTCTATTCGTTTCGTTCTCCAATCTCGGAATTACTTTAGGAACAACTATTGGAGGCTGGTTCATTTCAAACTTAGGTATTCACCAGCTTATTTGGAGCGGATTCATTTTCACACTACTCTCATTTCTGTTAATTATAATAAAACTAAAATTTTTCAATTCTAATAGCCAGGCTTCATTATCAAGTTAG
- a CDS encoding DUF3937 family protein, protein MNFERCYMFKNKKLIRFCLTLFVCLSVIDFTIGYFQTYLETAADIEWIIPRIWKTILIDAPESILVILGAIALYDFTKETSPKDASI, encoded by the coding sequence ATGAATTTTGAGAGGTGTTACATGTTTAAAAATAAGAAATTAATTCGATTTTGTCTAACATTATTTGTATGTTTATCTGTAATTGATTTTACAATCGGTTATTTTCAAACATATCTTGAAACAGCAGCAGATATTGAATGGATAATACCAAGAATTTGGAAAACTATTTTGATAGATGCTCCTGAAAGCATACTTGTTATTTTAGGTGCAATAGCTTTATATGATTTCACAAAAGAGACATCGCCAAAAGACGCATCAATCTAA
- a CDS encoding barstar family protein: MSNEHESIIVIDVSNIYNAKELHLLLKEKLEFPDLYVENWDAFWDCITGFVCPLPNKMIFDGWSKFEKRLPRDTKIMKECLLDYNEEDRKDPEWKSEFLFN; this comes from the coding sequence TTGAGTAATGAACATGAATCAATTATTGTCATAGATGTAAGCAACATTTATAATGCAAAAGAATTGCATTTACTTCTTAAAGAGAAGCTTGAGTTTCCTGATTTGTACGTGGAAAACTGGGATGCTTTTTGGGATTGTATTACAGGATTTGTGTGTCCTTTGCCAAACAAAATGATCTTCGACGGATGGTCAAAGTTTGAAAAAAGGTTACCGAGAGATACAAAAATAATGAAAGAGTGTCTTCTTGATTATAATGAAGAGGATAGAAAGGATCCTGAATGGAAAAGCGAATTCTTATTTAATTGA
- a CDS encoding YolD-like family protein — protein MNYTHMPKEIGMIKRTPFASIPKKFIGIGKIVKKQTKVERPTLTQDKQEIIENKLLCSFLSEEKVLITYYRDGHLLTRYVTVTDINPIKNLITCTDASYNRVFLKFIDVIDLR, from the coding sequence ATGAACTATACACATATGCCAAAAGAAATAGGAATGATTAAGCGGACTCCATTCGCTTCAATACCGAAGAAATTCATCGGTATTGGTAAGATTGTTAAAAAACAAACAAAAGTGGAGCGCCCTACATTAACCCAAGACAAACAAGAAATTATTGAAAACAAGTTACTATGTTCATTTCTTTCTGAAGAGAAGGTATTGATTACTTATTATAGAGATGGTCATTTACTTACTAGATATGTGACTGTAACTGACATAAATCCGATAAAGAATTTAATAACTTGCACTGATGCATCTTATAACAGAGTTTTCCTTAAATTTATAGATGTAATTGATTTGAGATAA
- a CDS encoding putative iron-sulfur cluster-binding metallochaperone — protein MEDCCSNLKGIKIENNGHCPSCKNKAKNVKLITLKSLLKPSALETLNAKENHYFCSNEDCDVVYFDTNNKKYFVSDIKVAVNQKDDSATTPICYCFDWTKEKIKKYVENGLTPNPVEHIRENIRENRCGCEVNNPQGSCCLGNVTTYIRKMS, from the coding sequence ATGGAAGATTGTTGTAGTAACCTTAAAGGAATAAAAATTGAAAATAATGGTCATTGTCCATCATGTAAAAATAAAGCTAAGAATGTAAAGTTGATTACACTAAAATCATTGCTTAAGCCATCGGCATTAGAAACATTAAATGCTAAAGAAAATCACTATTTTTGTTCAAACGAAGATTGTGATGTAGTCTATTTTGATACGAATAATAAAAAATACTTTGTATCGGACATAAAGGTAGCTGTAAATCAAAAAGATGACTCAGCAACTACACCAATTTGCTATTGTTTTGATTGGACAAAAGAAAAAATCAAAAAATATGTAGAAAATGGACTTACTCCTAATCCAGTAGAGCATATTCGCGAAAACATAAGAGAAAATCGATGTGGTTGTGAAGTAAACAATCCACAAGGTAGTTGTTGTTTAGGCAATGTTACAACTTATATTAGAAAAATGTCATAA
- a CDS encoding YjcZ family sporulation protein translates to MGFGGSCSSCGGGFALLVVLFILLIIVGASCFC, encoded by the coding sequence ATGGGATTTGGTGGTAGTTGTAGTAGTTGTGGCGGCGGCTTTGCTTTACTAGTTGTATTGTTTATTTTATTGATCATTGTTGGAGCTTCTTGCTTCTGCTAA
- a CDS encoding DUF4352 domain-containing protein, which yields MNKKLLTSLLCSTFLFGLSACSSHDTSSSNTKNEQETSKETKNDELSNKDPQKELPTHGDSSDVYISIHSADSLDVIGNGEVKAQGVFKVLDVAVYNRQEEPITLNNNNFKLIDGTGREYHISNESQLVLKAANTATFKFGVLNPNENSEGNIVFDVPKNTQGLTLKINGDMLDEGIELKVE from the coding sequence ATGAACAAAAAGTTATTAACATCATTATTATGTAGCACATTCTTATTTGGATTATCAGCTTGCAGTTCACATGATACATCTAGCAGTAACACGAAAAACGAACAGGAGACTTCTAAAGAAACAAAGAATGATGAACTTAGCAACAAGGATCCTCAAAAAGAACTTCCCACCCATGGAGATTCTTCTGATGTATACATATCAATACACTCTGCCGATTCATTAGATGTTATAGGTAATGGAGAAGTTAAAGCACAAGGTGTATTTAAAGTATTAGACGTCGCAGTTTATAATCGTCAAGAGGAACCCATTACACTAAATAACAATAACTTTAAATTAATTGACGGAACCGGAAGAGAATATCACATTTCTAATGAATCTCAATTAGTACTTAAAGCTGCAAATACTGCTACATTTAAATTTGGTGTTCTTAATCCTAATGAAAATTCGGAAGGGAACATTGTATTCGATGTTCCGAAAAATACGCAAGGATTAACTTTGAAAATTAATGGAGATATGCTGGATGAAGGGATCGAGTTAAAGGTGGAATAG
- a CDS encoding YjcZ family sporulation protein, which translates to MGYGGSCGGYGGSCGGGCGFGGGFALLVVLFILLIIVGASCWGGGFGC; encoded by the coding sequence ATGGGCTATGGTGGTAGTTGTGGAGGCTATGGTGGTAGTTGTGGTGGAGGCTGTGGTTTTGGCGGTGGATTCGCCTTACTTGTTGTGCTCTTTATCTTATTAATCATCGTTGGAGCTAGCTGTTGGGGCGGCGGATTCGGCTGCTAA
- a CDS encoding PadR family transcriptional regulator: MKHTGRHTGAFLLLFLAEGDNYGGQLLQKCDEELPVNPIDSAILYRTLKKLENEGAIESYVSTSVPDKPRKMYKITTAGKEQLADFQMDIEEKMKNLSFFLDKYKDLKESNHD; this comes from the coding sequence ATGAAGCATACAGGAAGACATACAGGTGCATTTCTTTTGTTATTTTTAGCAGAAGGTGATAACTATGGCGGGCAGCTACTTCAGAAATGTGACGAAGAACTTCCGGTCAATCCAATCGATAGTGCCATCCTTTACCGCACGCTGAAGAAATTAGAAAACGAAGGTGCTATTGAATCTTATGTAAGTACATCAGTTCCAGATAAGCCGAGAAAGATGTACAAAATTACTACAGCCGGAAAAGAACAATTAGCGGATTTTCAAATGGATATTGAGGAAAAAATGAAAAACTTATCATTTTTCTTAGACAAATATAAAGACTTAAAGGAATCTAATCATGATTAA
- a CDS encoding permease: MKELKRYRFFFILLIGLIILTFINQSLGWSALQLTGNSILDMLFLLPPVLIFVGLLDQWVKKETLMKYMGEKSGIYGILFSLLLGGIAAGPLYVAFPIAALLLKKGASIRYIVFFLGVWTTAKLPIMVYEFSSFGATFTLVHICFGLLFFYVMGIVFEKFYDQRQLLQYDITKEM; encoded by the coding sequence ATGAAAGAACTAAAAAGATATCGCTTCTTTTTCATTTTGCTGATTGGACTTATCATTCTAACTTTTATAAACCAATCTTTAGGATGGAGCGCATTACAATTAACAGGGAATAGCATTTTAGATATGTTGTTTCTACTCCCCCCTGTCCTAATATTTGTAGGGTTACTTGATCAGTGGGTGAAGAAAGAAACGCTAATGAAATATATGGGAGAAAAGTCCGGCATATATGGAATATTATTCTCTCTATTATTAGGCGGAATTGCAGCTGGTCCCCTCTATGTTGCCTTTCCGATTGCAGCACTACTATTAAAAAAAGGCGCCAGCATTAGGTACATCGTATTTTTCTTAGGTGTTTGGACAACTGCGAAATTACCGATTATGGTGTATGAATTTTCTTCATTCGGAGCTACCTTTACGCTCGTTCACATTTGCTTCGGTCTGTTGTTCTTCTACGTAATGGGCATCGTTTTTGAGAAGTTTTATGATCAACGGCAGTTGTTGCAGTATGATATTACGAAAGAAATGTAA